In a single window of the Porites lutea chromosome 14, jaPorLute2.1, whole genome shotgun sequence genome:
- the LOC140924626 gene encoding uncharacterized protein isoform X1 produces the protein MNFPIPNDLTFQKYYIDKYGSIEKLIDKAKNGEIHAQADLGWAYSEGFGDLLPQDKDKAIGWLSTAVDRGYEFPSVLGKLGELLDLKGTIGHQQKAYEMYHRAAKLGCTNSQFNLAEMYRCGVEGVVNEDIKEAFKWYKMAADEVATPSDNKLGKVQNLLAGTMKKLGNDSKLRSLKCLYKYYREGECPEGRPQPTKAICYLTRAAEIGDTEAQCTLGQIYLNGSCEQIKDVSRARRWLKKASANGDAVAKQLLRKCGEVEDTQHPASEPKPEALIQSLEVMVEKLKQRSEAEHHPFAFSEEMLSQFHWSPTARIYLQAFRLVNQGFEILVKSNFTDERGITLIARGYLTENSILQGFPYKHVLLPELFQLCEKSLQNNPSFFEALVVAFGFHFYELKLSKETQNTDERKMMCITNLINFIQQAEPNSLPAEDAFKFDQNYRSWLHVLYNYLASLYTIYENFEAAAEAFENSLKCCPAYFSSKRGLGYCLLSLYFDRVNSEKEDSAASEKHKHFQSEEQIAGKREISKYQSWTTEELEDAARKTLEEFLAEAPSCWKTYPNVCYYLSELAFVKSDMKELKRYYELGQDAEEKRLPFLDAVDLPVKDTLSPMYQLLADLPQLAKCGNKACTKKFKETELKSCAGCRTKKYCSKDCQRADWKEHKTTCIASKKDKAKANGT, from the exons ATGAATTTTCCTATTCCAAATGATCTTACTTTCCAGAAATACTATATTGACAAATATGGATCAATCGAAAAATTAATCGATAAGGCAAAGAATGGCGAAATCCACGCCCAAGCAGATTTGGGATGGGCTTACTCGGAGGGTTTTGGCGATCTCTTGCCGCAAGATAAGGACAAAGCAATCGGATGGCTTAGCACTGCTGTAGATAGGGGTTATGAATTTCCATCCGTCCTGGGAAAACTTGGAGAGTTGCTAGATCTGAAAGGAACGATAGGGCATCAGCAAAAGGCTTATGAGATGTACCACAGGGCAGCGAAACTGGGGTGCACAAATTCACAATTCAATCTTGCAGAAATGTACCGATGTGGAGTTGAGGGGGTCGTGAACGAGGACATAAAGGAGGCTTTTAAGTGGTACAAAATGGCCGCTGATGAAGTTGCGACACCGAGTGATAATAAGCTGGGGAAAGTGCAAAACTTGTTGGCTGGGACGATGAAAAAACTCGGAAACGATTCAAAGCTAAGGTCTCTGAAATGTCTGTATAAGTATTATCGTGAGGGTGAATGTCCGGAAGGCCGTCCACAGCCAACTAAAGCAATTTGTTATTTGACAAGAGCAGCTGAAATAGGCGATACTGAGGCTCAATGTACCTTGGGGCAGATATACTTAAACGGAAGTTGCGAGCAAATCAAAGACGTTTCAAGAGCAAGAAGATGGCTCAAGAAAGCTTCTGCAAATGGTGATGCTGTGGCAAAACAG CTGCTTAGGAAATGCGGAGAGGTGGAAGATACCCAGCATCCTGCTTCAGAACCAAAACCAGAGGCCTTGATTCAGTCACTTGAAGTCATGGTCGAGAAACTTAAGCAAAGATCAGAGGCAGAACATCACCCATTTGCGTTTTCAGAGGAAATGCTCAGTCAGTTTCATTGGTCCCCTACAGCACGGATTTATCTTCAGGCTTTCAGATTGGTAAACCAGGGGTTTGAAATTCTGGTCAAGAGTAACTTTACTGATGAAAGAGGAATTACTCTTATAGCTCGTGGGTATTTGACGGAAAATTCTATACTACAAGGTTTTCCTTACAAACATGTCTTGTTGCctgaactttttcaactttgtgaGAAAAGCTTGCAAAATAACCCAAGTTTCTTTGAAGCCCTTGTGGTAGCTTTTGGCTTCCATTTTTACGAACtgaaactttcaaaagagacaCAGAACACGGACGAAAGAAAAATGATGTGCATAACAAATCTGATTAATTTCATTCAACAAGCTGAACCTAACAGCCTTCCGGCTGAAGATGCctttaaatttgatcaaaactACAGGAGCTGGCTTCATGTCTTATATAACTACTTGGCATCACTTTATACTATCTACGAAAACTTCGAAGCAGCCGCTGAAGCTTTTGAAAATTCCCTGAAGTGCTGTCCAGCCTACTTTTCCTCCAAAAGAGGCCTTGGGTATTGTTTGTTATCTCTGTATTTCGATAGAGTTAACTCTGAAAAGGAAGACTCTGCAGCCTCAGAAAAGCACAAGCACTTTCAGAGTGAGGAACAGATCGCAGGGAAGAGAGAAATTTCTAAATATCAATCCTGGACCACTGAGGAGTTAGAAGACGCTGCCAGGAAAACATTGGAAGAGTTTCTGGCAGAAGCACCCTCTTGTTGGAAAACATACCCAAATGTGTGTTATTATCTTTCGGAGCTTGCTTTTGTGAAGTCTGACATGAAGGAGTTAAAAAGGTATTATGAACTTGGCCAAGATGCtgaagaaaaaaggcttcctTTCCTAGATGCTGTTGATCTTCCCGTCAAGGATACGCTGTCCCCTATGTACCAGCTACTTGCCGATTTACCACAACTGGCCAAGTGTGGCAATAAAGCTTGCACTAAAAAGTTCAAGGAAACTGAGCTGAAGTCCTGTGCTGGGTGCAGAACCAAAAAATATTGCAGCAA GGACTGTCAAAGAGCAGATTGGAAGGAACACAAAACTACATGCATTGCTTCCAAAAAAGACAAGGCAAAGGCCAACGGTACTTAA
- the LOC140924626 gene encoding uncharacterized protein isoform X2 — protein sequence MNFPIPNDLTFQKYYIDKYGSIEKLIDKAKNGEIHAQADLGWAYSEGFGDLLPQDKDKAIGWLSTAVDRGYEFPSVLGKLGELLDLKGTIGHQQKAYEMYHRAAKLGCTNSQFNLAEMYRCGVEGVVNEDIKEAFKWYKMAADEVATPSDNKLGKVQNLLAGTMKKLGNDSKLRSLKCLYKYYREGECPEGRPQPTKAICYLTRAAEIGDTEAQCTLGQIYLNGSCEQIKDVSRARRWLKKASANGDAVAKQLLRKCGEVEDTQHPASEPKPEALIQSLEVMVEKLKQRSEAEHHPFAFSEEMLSQFHWSPTARIYLQAFRLVNQGFEILVKSNFTDERGITLIARGYLTENSILQGFPYKHVLLPELFQLCEKSLQNNPSFFEALVVAFGFHFYELKLSKETQNTDERKMMCITNLINFIQQAEPNSLPAEDAFKFDQNYRSWLHVLYNYLASLYTIYENFEAAAEAFENSLKCCPAYFSSKRGLGYCLLSLYFDRVNSEKEDSAASEKHKHFQSEEQIAGKREISKYQSWTTEELEDAARKTLEEFLAEAPSCWKTYPNVCYYLSELAFVKSDMKELKRYYELGQDAEEKRLPFLDAVDLPVKDTLSPMYQLLADLPQLAKCGNKACTKKFKETELKSCAGCRTKKYCSK from the exons ATGAATTTTCCTATTCCAAATGATCTTACTTTCCAGAAATACTATATTGACAAATATGGATCAATCGAAAAATTAATCGATAAGGCAAAGAATGGCGAAATCCACGCCCAAGCAGATTTGGGATGGGCTTACTCGGAGGGTTTTGGCGATCTCTTGCCGCAAGATAAGGACAAAGCAATCGGATGGCTTAGCACTGCTGTAGATAGGGGTTATGAATTTCCATCCGTCCTGGGAAAACTTGGAGAGTTGCTAGATCTGAAAGGAACGATAGGGCATCAGCAAAAGGCTTATGAGATGTACCACAGGGCAGCGAAACTGGGGTGCACAAATTCACAATTCAATCTTGCAGAAATGTACCGATGTGGAGTTGAGGGGGTCGTGAACGAGGACATAAAGGAGGCTTTTAAGTGGTACAAAATGGCCGCTGATGAAGTTGCGACACCGAGTGATAATAAGCTGGGGAAAGTGCAAAACTTGTTGGCTGGGACGATGAAAAAACTCGGAAACGATTCAAAGCTAAGGTCTCTGAAATGTCTGTATAAGTATTATCGTGAGGGTGAATGTCCGGAAGGCCGTCCACAGCCAACTAAAGCAATTTGTTATTTGACAAGAGCAGCTGAAATAGGCGATACTGAGGCTCAATGTACCTTGGGGCAGATATACTTAAACGGAAGTTGCGAGCAAATCAAAGACGTTTCAAGAGCAAGAAGATGGCTCAAGAAAGCTTCTGCAAATGGTGATGCTGTGGCAAAACAG CTGCTTAGGAAATGCGGAGAGGTGGAAGATACCCAGCATCCTGCTTCAGAACCAAAACCAGAGGCCTTGATTCAGTCACTTGAAGTCATGGTCGAGAAACTTAAGCAAAGATCAGAGGCAGAACATCACCCATTTGCGTTTTCAGAGGAAATGCTCAGTCAGTTTCATTGGTCCCCTACAGCACGGATTTATCTTCAGGCTTTCAGATTGGTAAACCAGGGGTTTGAAATTCTGGTCAAGAGTAACTTTACTGATGAAAGAGGAATTACTCTTATAGCTCGTGGGTATTTGACGGAAAATTCTATACTACAAGGTTTTCCTTACAAACATGTCTTGTTGCctgaactttttcaactttgtgaGAAAAGCTTGCAAAATAACCCAAGTTTCTTTGAAGCCCTTGTGGTAGCTTTTGGCTTCCATTTTTACGAACtgaaactttcaaaagagacaCAGAACACGGACGAAAGAAAAATGATGTGCATAACAAATCTGATTAATTTCATTCAACAAGCTGAACCTAACAGCCTTCCGGCTGAAGATGCctttaaatttgatcaaaactACAGGAGCTGGCTTCATGTCTTATATAACTACTTGGCATCACTTTATACTATCTACGAAAACTTCGAAGCAGCCGCTGAAGCTTTTGAAAATTCCCTGAAGTGCTGTCCAGCCTACTTTTCCTCCAAAAGAGGCCTTGGGTATTGTTTGTTATCTCTGTATTTCGATAGAGTTAACTCTGAAAAGGAAGACTCTGCAGCCTCAGAAAAGCACAAGCACTTTCAGAGTGAGGAACAGATCGCAGGGAAGAGAGAAATTTCTAAATATCAATCCTGGACCACTGAGGAGTTAGAAGACGCTGCCAGGAAAACATTGGAAGAGTTTCTGGCAGAAGCACCCTCTTGTTGGAAAACATACCCAAATGTGTGTTATTATCTTTCGGAGCTTGCTTTTGTGAAGTCTGACATGAAGGAGTTAAAAAGGTATTATGAACTTGGCCAAGATGCtgaagaaaaaaggcttcctTTCCTAGATGCTGTTGATCTTCCCGTCAAGGATACGCTGTCCCCTATGTACCAGCTACTTGCCGATTTACCACAACTGGCCAAGTGTGGCAATAAAGCTTGCACTAAAAAGTTCAAGGAAACTGAGCTGAAGTCCTGTGCTGGGTGCAGAACCAAAAAATATTGCAGCAAGTAG